A region from the Nonlabens sp. YIK11 genome encodes:
- a CDS encoding heavy-metal-associated domain-containing protein, whose protein sequence is MKNIAIILSIAFSLFAFAKADAQKSNQRDQFEVQVDGLGCPFCAYGLEKKFKEFKGIKDVKIDIETGDFSFSYPADKELTMDAVVSQVEKAGYTPKLATINRANGKVESNATSKDAVASANLTTTKMYVNGKCGMCKARIEKAASSLAGVSTAEWDEKTHMLTIAHDASKTNREAVATSMAKVGHDTKTAKASDATYDALPACCHYKRAI, encoded by the coding sequence ATGAAAAATATAGCAATCATACTGAGCATAGCTTTTAGCTTGTTCGCTTTCGCGAAAGCGGATGCACAAAAATCAAATCAAAGAGATCAATTTGAAGTACAAGTCGACGGTCTAGGCTGCCCATTTTGCGCCTACGGTCTTGAAAAAAAGTTCAAGGAATTCAAAGGCATCAAAGATGTCAAAATAGATATTGAAACTGGAGATTTCTCATTCAGCTATCCGGCAGATAAGGAATTGACTATGGACGCTGTCGTCTCTCAAGTGGAAAAAGCAGGTTACACACCTAAACTGGCCACTATCAATAGAGCCAATGGAAAAGTGGAAAGCAACGCTACCTCAAAAGATGCAGTCGCTTCAGCAAACTTGACCACAACTAAAATGTACGTCAACGGTAAATGTGGCATGTGTAAAGCACGTATCGAGAAAGCTGCATCCAGTCTTGCTGGCGTTTCCACCGCAGAATGGGATGAAAAGACCCATATGTTAACCATTGCTCACGACGCTTCAAAAACCAATAGGGAAGCCGTAGCTACCAGCATGGCTAAAGTAGGTCATGACACTAAAACCGCAAAGGCAAGCGATGCTACCTATGACGCATTACCTGCTTGTTGTCACTATAAAAGAGCCATATAA